The DNA segment GTATGGCTGCTGGTTGTGCTGGTATCGGCTAATTCGCGAATATTATGAATGCTGCGATTAATGTCTTCAGTCACATACGCTTGTTCTTCAACGGCGGTGGCAATCTGATGGCTGGCATCAGTCACGTGATGCAGCATGTCATTAATTTGACCGAATACTTCACCGGCTGCATTGGCTTGTGTACGACAAGTCTCTGACAAATCAGCACCATGATCCATCGTCGTGACCGCGGTACTGGCACTGCTTTGCAGTTTCGAGATCATCTGCTGAATTTCATCGGTAGAGGTGCGAGTTTTCAAAGCTAAAGAACGGATCTCATCAGCAACGACCGCAAAACCGCGCCCTTGTTCTCCGGCTCTGGCGGCTTCGATCGCGGCATTGAGTGCTAATAAGTTGGTTTGATCGGCAATACTGGTAATGACATCAAGGATGCTGCCAATGTGCTTGGTGTTATCCGCTAATTCATTAATTACTTGTTTAGAGTTATCTAACTCATCATGCAAGGCATTTACCGCACTAACCGTTGCCTGGATACTTTTTTGACCCAGCTCGGCAGTTTGGCGTGCTTCTGCGGTTAATTCCGAAGTTGAGCTGGCACTGGTAGCCACTTCGCGGATCGAGCTGCTCATTTCATTGATGGCCGTAGCCAGCTGCTCTGTTTCTGCGCGTTGTTGGTCGATGTTATTGGTGATGGACTGAATATTACCAGCATCATCTTCCGCTGCTTGAAGAATGGTATTACAGGTATCACCGGTTCGTCCGACAATGGCTCTTAACTCGGCTTTTTTCATTCTGAGAGCTAATTCGATCGCGGCAAGCTCATCGCGACGGCCGGTATATAATACTTGGGTAATATCAGTCTTAAAATTTTCTTTAGCAATATTGGCCAGTGTTTTTAATTTTTTTCCCCACCAGATCGCAAAGACGGATTGTATTATGACTAAACCAATGGCGATGGATGAAAGCGGATTTATTTCCGATAACATCATATTGGCAATAATTGCGATAATTGTACCGAATGAAAGTAAAAGAGAAATAAACGAAATATTAAACGTAGGCAAACGTAATGCCCGTGGTAATTTTCCTTGGTTAATTTGTTGGTAATAACCGGCGGCTCTTTCAATATCTGCTCTGGATGGTTTAGTGCGTACTGATTGATATTCAAATACATTACCGTTGTTATCTAAAATTGGTGTGACATAAGCATTAACCCAATAATGATCACCATTTTTACAGCGGTTTTTTACGACACCCATCCAGCTTTTTTTATCTTTTAGATGATCCCACATGTCTTTGAATGCGGCTTTCGGCATATCAGCATGGCGTACGACATTGTGGTATTGGTTTTCGAGCTCATCCGGGTGATAGCCAGCGATATCGCAGAAATGTTCATTGGCGTAGGTGATACGGCTTTGGGTGTCAGTGGTAGAGATAAGATTATGTTGCTCAGAGAATTCTCTTTCTCTGCCTGCGGTTGATGCAAAATGGTTCATAGAGTTACATCCTGTACTGCTGACGGTGTGGCGAGAGCTATCATTCAACAGCCATCCTTTTCCTTCAATGGTCTGTTAATCTTATAAGATATAAATAAGTAATTAATATGATCTTTACAGTGAAATTTGAGTATAAAGCGATTTTTTTGATAAAAAAACATAATAAATATATTAGTTTTAACGTATTAACTTGTTTATAACCAGTGGTTTACGTTGGTTATTTCCCATTTACAAATTACATTACATTTGCCCTTAAATGGTGTTTCATTTTGGCGCGCAATAACAATAATTAGGCAAGCTAATTAATAAAAATCGCATTATTAATCTCAAATGAGTATTTTTATGCCATTTTTGCGCTAATTTACTCTTGGCTTATGAATTGCATTAGTTTGGTTAGATAACGCACTTGATGTTTATGGCGTGCAAACGCTGGCTTCTGTGCCACAATTTGTAATGGATGACTAGGGTTCCGGCTTACTGAGTAAGTGTCTGGTCCGAGAGTTGTCGACCTTCCCTGAAGGTTACACGGCGGGACAAAAACCCGGGAGACAGCGGCGCACAGCCATGATCTCTTGTGTTTTAACCACGTGCTCCCAGGGAGGGAACCATGAAAAAATCCACTTTTAGCTCCTCATTCCGTAAATGGCTGTGTGTTGGCCTGTTACCGGTCTTTTTGTTTGGCTCTGTGCCAGCATTTGCAAAAGAGAAATTCAAAGTAGCCTGGACGATTTATGCCGGTTGGATGCCTTGGGATTATGCAGCGCAAAGCGGCATTATCAAAAAATGGGCAGACAAGTACGGTATTGATATTGATGTCGTGCAGGTGAACGACTACGTCGAGTCGATCAATCAGTATACCGCCGGTGGTTTTGATGGCTGTGTAATGACCAACATGGATGCGTTGACTATTCCGGCAGCCGGTGGCGTAGATTCTACTGCGATGATCATTGGTGATTATTCCAATGGTAATGATGGTGTGGTGCTGAAAGGCAAATCCGAGCTGAAAGATATCAAAGGCCAGCCCGTTAATCTGGTGGAGCTGAGTGTGTCACATTATCTGCTGGCGCGTGCGCTGGAAACGCAGGGCATGAACGAGAAAGACATCAAGATCGTTAACACTTCTGATGCCGATATCGTGTCTGCGTATGCGACTAAAGATGTCACCGCCACCGTGACTTGGAACCCGATGTTGTCAGAGGTTGTTAAACAACCGGGCAGCCACTTGGTGTTTGATTCCAGCAAGATCCCCGGTGAAATTCTCGATTTGATGGTAGTCAAAACCGACAAGCTGAAAGCGCATCCGGAATTGGGTAAAGCGCTGGCCGGTGCTTGGTATGAAGTGATGTACACCATGTCTGGCAATGATGCTAAAGCTAAACAAGCACGTACGGCGATGGCGAAAGCATCGGGCACCGATCTGGCGGGTTACGATGCGCAGTTGAAGGCCACCAAAATGTTTTATAACCCGGTTGATGCCTTATCACAGGCGCAGGACCCTCACCTGAAACTGACCATGCAGTTAGTATCGGAATTTTCATTGCAGCACGGTTTGCTGGGTGAAAATGCACCGAGCGCTGACTTTATCGGCATCGAAACTCCAGCAGGTATTTACGGCGACAAAAACAATGTGAAGCTGCGGTTTGACCCAACTTATATGCAAATGGCTGCCGACGGTAAGCTGTGATCTGCGTTGTAAAGGAGATTGGCAATGGCCCGACTCATTAATCGACAACCGGATCGTTTAGGTCGCTGGTTACTGGCACTGTTGCCATTCGTGGTGTTGCTGGTGCTGTATCTGATCAATTCAGAAGCACGTCTGGCTGCAAATCCGAATGACAAACTGTTGCCGTCATTCCCGGTGATCTTGGATTCGATTGCGCGCATGGCATTCGAGCCAAGCCGTCGCAGCGGAGAATATCTACTGTGGGCGGATACACTTTCCAGCTTGAAGCTCTTGTTGATGGGGGTGGGGATCAGTGCCTTGTTGGGCTTGCTGGTTGGTCTGCTGAATGGCGGTATTCCGCTGTTCCGCACACCGGTTTCGCCATTGGTGACAGCGTTGTCGCTGGTGCCACCGATGGCGATCCTGCCGATTTTGTTCATCGTGTTTGGCTTAGGCGATTTGGCGAAAGTGATGCTGATTGTGATTGGGATCTGCCCGATCCTGATTCGTGATTTACAGCTAAAAACCCTGAGCTTGCCGGAAGAACAGCTGATCAAAGCACAGACCTTGGGGGCTTCGACCTCGCAGATCTTATTGCGCATGATGCTGCCACAAGTGCTCCCGCGCCTGATCGAAGCCATTCGTCTGACGCTCGGCAGTGCTTGGTTGTTCTTGATTGCGGCAGAAGCGATCGCGGCAACCGAAGGCTTGGGTTACCGGATCTTCCTCGTGCGTCGTTATCTCGATATGTCGATCATCCTGCCGTATGTGGTTTGGATCACCTTACTGGCGTTTGCAATGGACTGGATTTTAAAAGTGATCTCGCGGAAAGCCTTTCCGTGGTACTTCGGTCGGAACGGGGAGGCGCAAGGATGAATACCTCAATGCCCATCCTGCAGGCGAAAAATGTCTGGAAAGAATACGGCGATGTCTGTGTGCTGGAACGCATCAACGTCTCTATCAATGCGGGTGAGTTTGTCACTGTGGTCGGGGCATCCGGCTGTGGCAAAAGCACTTTCTTGAAACTGGTGCTGGGTACGGAAAGCGTGTCGCGTGGCGAGTTGTTGTTGGATGGTCAGCCGATCCCGCAGGAACCGGATGAACATCGCGGCATCGTGTTCCAGAAATATTCGGTGTTTCCACATCTGACGGTGCTCGGCAACGTCATGTTGGCAGATGAGTTTGCTCAATCGCCCTTCCTCGGCAAGTTGTTTGGTGCTGCCAAAAAAGCAGCGCAGGAACGCGCAGAAGCCATGTTGGAACGGGTGGGGTTAAGCCATGCGCTGAACCGTTATCCGAGTGAATTGTCGGGTGGCATGCAGCAACGTCTGGCGATTGCGCAGGCACTGATGAAAAAGCCACGTATTTTGCTGCTTGATGAACCGTTTGGTGCGCTAGATCCGGGGATCCGTGGTGACATGCACCAACTCATTCGCGAGCTGTGGTTACAGCAACAACTGACCATTTTTATGGTGACGCACGACCTGAAAGAGGGCTTTGCGTTGGGCAGCCGACTCTGGGTGTTTGATAAGACCCGTCATGATCCGCAGTCGCCACAACGCTATGGCGCGCAAATTACTTATGACATTCCTTTACAGGGTGGAAAGCTGAACGCTGAACATGCGGCGCTGCTTCCACCACCAGAAAAAACGGAGCAATAACATGGCCGAATTACTGTATGAAGATTCGCTGCCGGGTGGCAGCCACTGGTCGCTGGTGATGCCTGCGGGCTCACTGCTGAAAATTACCGATGTGGAAGGTGGAGCCAACGTCGGCATGCTGTTCTACAACCCACGTAACCTGCTGGAGCGTTACAACGCGCCCGATACCTTGAAGTGCCAGCACACATTCAAACTGACGACGGGTCATTGTCTGTATTCCGATATGGGTCGTATTTTCTGCTCGATCGTGCAGGACGATACCGGTTGGATCGACTCCGTTGCTGGGACCACCAACAAAGCAAAAGTAGCGGCGCGTTGGGGCGAACGTGATTACCAGCATCAACGCAATCTGTGGAAACAAAACGGTTATGACAGCTTCTTGGTGGAAGTGGCGAAATATGGCTTAGGTGCTCGCGATCTGGCGGCGAACCTGAACCTGTTTAGCAAAGTGTTCACCGATGAAGAAGGCAACATGAAGTTTGCGGAAGGTCATTCGAAAGCAGGTGACACCATCATGCTGCGTTTTGAAATGGAAACGCTGGTGGTGTTTAACACTTGTCCTCATCCGATGGATCCAGCCACTGAATATCCTCGCAAACCCATTCAGTACGCACTGTATAAAGCCGATCCGGTTGCGGAAGATGATGTCTGCCGGATTTCTCGCCCTGAAAATGGTCGTGGGTTTGAAAATACCCGTCGTTATGTTTGCTGCGCTGGTCACTAAGGAGCTTTGGTTATGATGAAGGAAAGTTTACTGAACCCTACCGATGTGGCGTATCGCGAAACCGTGATGGCAGGTGATTACTGGATGAAAGTGGTCAAAGCGGGGCAGACCATTCGTATTGTCGATCTGGAAGGCAACCAAGCGGCAGACACGTTGTTTTATTCCGCGGCAAACCCAGCCGAGCGGTATAGCGCGGTTGATACCATCCGTGAGCAAGGTAATGTTTATCTGTCTGCGGGCACCATGTTGATGACCAACGAATGCAACCCGATGCTGGAAATCGTCGCGGATACCTGTGGTCGTCATGACACCTTAGGTGGCGCGTGTGCGACGGAAAGTAACCAGGTGCGTTATGACCTTGGCAAAAAACACATGCATGCTTGTCGTGACAGCTGGTTACTGGCGGTGACAGAAAACCCAGAGTTTGGCATGAGCAAACGCGATATCACGCACAACATCAACTTCTTCATGAACGTGCCAATTACCGCAGAAGGTGGTTTGACGTTTGCCGATGGCATCAGTGCGCCGGGTAAATATGTCGAACTGAAAGCGCAGATGGATGTCATTGTGCTGATTTCGAACTGCCCGCAATTGAATAACCCATGTAATGCCTACAACCCAACACCGGTTGAAGTTTTAGTCTGGAATTAAACTATATATCCCAAAGCAATTGATGATGCAGGAAGGCGACAGACAGCAACGGCAACATCAAGTGAGAAGGGAAATTGAGCACAAGGACGACCTTGATCCGCTCCCTGTTTTTCGCGGGACGACCCGCAGTCTGACGGAACAAATGCGTCTCCGGCAGCCTTGAACAGAGTTAGACCTATGTTCAATAAAGTATTGATTGCCAACCGCGGCGCGATTGCCTGCCGAATTATCCGCACCCTGAAAGAAATGGGTGTTGGTTCAGTTGCTGTTTACAGCGAAGCGGATGCGGACAGCCGCCATGTTTTAGATGCGGACGAAGCCTGGTCTCTCGGTGAAGGGGCTGCCGCACAGACTTATCTCGACCAGAACAAACTGATTACCATTGCCAAACAAACCGGCGCGCAGGCGATCCACCCTGGTTATGGTTTCCTCAGTGAAAACCCAGATTTTGCCCGTCGTTGTGTTGACGAAGGGCTAGTGTTTTTAGGCCCGACACCGGAACAGATGGTGGCATTTGGTCTGAAACACGAAGCGCGTGCACTGGCTGAAGCGGCGCATGTGCCACTGCTGCCGGGTACGGGCTTACTGACTTCTTTAGAAGAAGCACTCGAAAAGGCTGAAACCATTGGTTACCCGGTCATGCTGAAAAGCACCGCAGGTGGTGGTGGTATCGGCATGCAGCGTTGTTATAGCGCCGAAGAACTGACCGGTGCTTATGCCTCGGTCAAACGTCTGTCTGAGAACAATTTTAGTAATGGAGGCATGTTCCTCGAGAAGTTCATCGAACGCGCCCGTCATATCGAAGTGCAGCTGTTTGGTGACGGTCAGGGCAAGGTGATCGCCATTGGCGAACGTGACTGTTCAGCGCAACGCCGTAACCAGAAAGTCATCGAAGAATGCCCTGCACCGAATTTATTGGAAGAAATCCGTCAGGCATTACAGCAAACCGCAGTGAAACTGGGTCAGCAGGTAAAATATCGCAGTGCGGGCACGGTGGAATATGTCTATGACGATGCCAGCGGTGCCTTCTATTTCCTCGAAGTGAACACTCGTCTGCAAGTGGAACATGGTGTCACCGAGCAGGTGTATGGTGTGGATCTGGTGCGCTGGATGATTGAATTGGGTGCCGGTGATTTAGCGCCATTGGACAGTCTGGCAAAAGGGCTAACCTCCAAAGGGCATGCGATCCAGGTACGTTTGTACGCCGAAGACCCAGCGAAAAACTTCCGCCCAAGTGCTGGTCTCATCAGTGCGGTGCAGTTCCCGCAACAGGATCGTCAATCGTGCCGTATCGACCATTGGCTGGATGCCGGTCTTGAAGTTCCGCCATTTTTTGATCCGATGTTGGCAAAACTCATTGCTTGGTCGGGCTCGCGTGAGCAAACCATCTCAACGCTGCTGACCATGCTGCATGACAGCACGGTGTATGGCATTGAAACCAATAAAGAATACCTCAGCGCGCTGCTTAACAGTGATGTCGTGCAACAGGGCAAAGTGCTGACTCGCACGCTGAATGAGTTCAGTTATGAACCCTCCACCATTGATGTGCTTTCTGGCGGGACACAAACCACCATTCAGGATTTCCCCGGCCGTGTGGGTTACTGGGATATCGGGGTGCCACCGTCTGGCCCGATGGATAACTGGTCGTTCCGTTTGGGTAACCGTCTGCTGAACAATGATGCAGAGACGGCAGGTCTGGAAATTACGCTGTCGGGTCCAACCCTGAAATTTAATACGGTACGTCAGATCGTGCTGACAGGTGCCACCATCGATGCCAAGTTGGATGGTGAAGCATTGCCAATGTGGCAGGTAGTCACTGTGCCTGCTGGTGCAACCCTGCAACTCGGTAAAGTCGCAACAGCGGGGGCGCGCAGTTATCTGCTGTTGGCGGGTGGCATTGATTGCCCACATTATCTCGGCAGTCGTTCGACCTTTACGTTGGGTCAGTTTGGTGGCCATGTGGGGCGTTCGATTCAGGCAGGGGATGTACTGCATCTGCCAGTCGCAGCAACTCCGGTGGCAGAACAATCACTGCCCGCGGCATTACAGCCAGCGATTACGAATACTTGGGAACTGCGCGTGATTTATGGTCCGCACGGTGCGCCTGATTTCTTTACTGACCACGATATCGACACCTTCTTCGCAACCGATTACGAAGTGCACTACAACTCGAGTCGCACTGGTGTGCGCTTGATTGGGCCAAAACCGGAATGGGCGCGTGCCGATGGTGGCGAGGCAGGGTTACATCCATCGAACCTGCATGACAATGCTTATGCGATTGGTACGGTCGATTTCACTGGGGACATGCCGGTCATTCTGGGGCCAGATGGTCCGAGTCTGGGTGGTTTCGTCTGTCCGGCTACCCTCGTCAAAGCCGATCTGTGGAAAATGGGCCAGCTGAAAGCAGGGGACAAAGTTCGCTTCATTCCGATCTCCATTGCGGATGCCGAAGTGCTGGATCGCGCACAACTGGCGGAGCTGGAAAGCCTGACGGCACAACCCGTGTCTGTCGCCGTTGCACCACCAACCACACCGATCCTGAAAACACTGCCAGCGGAAAAGTATGGTGAGAAAGTGGTCTATCGCCCCAGTGGCGATGACTATCTGCTGGTGGAATATGGCACACAGGTGCTCGATATCCGTCTGCGTTTCCGTGCGCATGCGCTGATGCTGTGGTTGCAGGAAGCTGACATCGACGGCGTGTTGGAACTGACACCGGGTATTCGTTCGCTGCAAATTCATTACGATAATCTGCAACTGCCGCTGACGCGTTTACTGGAATTGCTGGAACAGGCGGAAAGTGAACTGACCGATATTGAGCAGATCACTGTGCCTGCGCGAATCGTTCATCTGCCGCTGTCTTGGGATGATGAAGCCACCCGTCTGGCGATCCGTAAATACGACGAACTGGTGCGGAAAGATGCGCCTTGGTGTCCATCGAACATTGAATTCATCCGTCGTATCAATGGCCTTGATTCGATTGAACAGGTCAAAGAAATTGTCTTTAACGCCAACTATCTGGTCATGGGCTTAGGCGATGTCTATCTCGGTGCGCCGGTGGCAACGCCGCTCGATCCGCGTCATCGCTTGGTTACCACCAAATACAACCCGGCGCGCACCTGGACGCCAGAAAATGCGGTCGGGATTGGGGGCGCCTATCTGTGTGTTTACGGCATGGAAGGTCCGGGCGGTTATCAGTTTGTGGGTCGAACCTTGCAGATGTGGAACCGCTATCGTCAGACAGCAGAATTCAGCCAACCATGGCTGCTGCGCTTCTTCGATCAGATCAAATTTTACGAAGTGGATGCAGATGAGCTACTGCGGATTCGTCGTGAATTCCCGCGGGGTCGTTACCCAATCCAAATCGAAGAGATCCAATTCTCACTGGCCGATTACAACAAGCTGGTGGATGAACACGCCGACAAAATTCTCGTAGCGAAAGAGCGTCAGCAAACGGCATTTGAGGCCGAGCGTCAACGCTGGATCGAAAGCGGACAAGCGAACTTCTCTGCCGATAGCGACATGATGATCGAAACCGGTGAGGAAGAAGCATTACCGGATCATCACAAAGCGGTGGAAAGTCTGGTCTCTGGCAACGTCTGGCAGGTTTTGGTCGAAGCAGGCCAAACCATCAAAGCCGGTCAGCCGTTGCTCATCATCGAATCGATGAAAATGGAAATTGAAGTGTTGGCCCCGCATGCCGGAGTGGTCATTAATGTATGTCGTGAAGCCGGCCAACAAGTGCGTGCAGGACAACGCTTACTGGTATTAGGGGAATAATTATGACGCAACCGATCACCATTAGCGCTATCCATGATGCCTATCGTAGTGGGGTTTTAACTCCGCATAAGTTATTACATCGTTGTCTGCAACATGCTCAAGCTGATGATCATCACGCGTGGATTAGTGTGTTATCGCCAGAACAATTAGATGATTATCTGCAAAAACTTGCTGGTCATTCGCCCGATGATTTGCCGTTGTTTGGTATTCCATTTGCCATCAAAGACAACATCGATCTGGTAGATCTACCCACTACGGCGGCTTGTCCAGATTACGCATATCAACCATTAGAATCGGCGTTTGTGGTTCAGCAGCTGATCGCGGCGGGGGCGATCCCATTGGGCAAAACTAACCTCGATCAGTTTGCGACCGGACTGGTAGGCGTGCGTAGCCCGTATGGTGCCTGTCAGAACAGTTTTGACCCAGATTATATTTCGGGTGGTTCCAGTGCAGGATCTGCCGTATCGGTTGCAACCGGGCAGGTCTGTTTTTCATTAGGTACCGACACTGCTGGTTCAGGTCGTGTACCAGCTTCCTTTAACAACATTATTGGTTTGAAGGGAACGAAAGGCCGCATTAGTTGCAGTGGCGTCGTGCCAGCTTGTCAGAGCCTCGATTGCGTGACGATCTTCACCTCCACCGCAGCCGATGCGAAAGCGGTGTGGCAGGTAGCGGGCGCGTTTGATCCGATTGATCCATTTGCACGCGCAGCGGTTCCGGCGAAAGCAATGCCAGCGGCATTCACCTTCGGGGTGCCAGCACCAGAACAGTTAGCGTTCTTTGGTGATGATGCGGCAGAAGTGTTGTTCTGGCAATCGGTCGAAACACTGAAAGAACTTGGCGGCGAAGCAGTCACGATCAACCTCGATCCGTTTGTGCAGGCAGCGAAGTTACTTTATGAAGGTCCGTATGTTGCTGAGCGTTTAGCGGCGATCAAAGAGTTTTTCCGTGACGATCCGACCCGCTGTTTACCGGTGATTCAGACGATTGTGGGTGGCGCAGAAAAGCGTGCGGCGGTCGAAGCGTATGAAGCACTATATGCTTTGCAGCGCTACAAACGAGTGACGGATGCGGAACTGGCGAAAGTCGATTTCATCGTGACACCAACGGCTGGCACGATTTATCCGATCGCCGATGTGGAAGCCGATCCAATTCAGCTCAACAGCAATCTTGGTTTTTACACCAACTTTATGAACTTGTTGGACTACTGCGCGATTGCGATCCCATCAGGTTTTCGCGTGACTGGTTCGAAACGGGGTTTACCGTTCGGTGTCACCTTGTTTGCAGCAGCTTTCCAAGATGATGCGTTACTGGCGATTGCCGATCAATGGCAGCGCAAACTGGCATTGCCACTCGGTGCAACGGGTCAGGAATTTCCCGCGAATACACCCGTCGTAGCGCAGCCAACCAACGGCATGATCGATGTGTTGGTGTGTGGCGCACATCTCTCTGGCTTGCCTTTGAACTGGCAGCTCAAAGATCGCCAAGCCTTCCTGAAGCAAGTGACGGCAACCGCGAAAGCCTATCGTATGTATGCGCTGGCAGGAGGGCTGCCATATCGTCCGGGGTTGATCCGCGATCCTGACAATGGTGCAGCGATTGCGGTGGAAGTTTGGTCGGTACCAACTGAGCATTTTGGCTCTTTTGTCGCAGGCATTCCCGCACCACTGGGGATCGGTAAAGTCGAACTGGCGGATGGATCGTGGGTCAGCGGCTTTATCTGTGAACCTTGTGGCATCGCTGGGGCGGAGGAGATCACCGCTCTGGGTGGTTGGCGAAATTATCTTGCAAGTAAATAACAGATAACAGATAACAAAAAGGCACCCGCAGGTGCCTTTGTTTTTCTAATCGATCATCAGTGAGCATATTCACTGTCAGGATAATTGGCCGCCAGCATTTGTCGGGCATGCAGGGCAAGATCTTTCAATTCCATCTTGTCATACGCTTGCACCATGATTTCCAGTGCCGGTTTGGTCATTTCAGTATCTGGATAATTTTCAATCAGGAGTTTGGCATGATTGGCTGCCGACAACCACGCCTCTCGGCGCATGTAAAAATCGGCAATCGCCAGATCAAATTTGGCTAAGCGATTTTTCAGATAAACAGCACGGGCGCGCGCATCACTGGCATACAAGCTATTCGGGTAGTTTTTCAGTACGATCTTGAAATCATCAAATGCCTGACGCGCATAACTCGGGTCACGATCAGAGCGATCAATACCAAATTTATCATGGAAGAAATTATAATCTTCCTGCATGTTGGCTAAACCACGCATGTAATAAACGTAATCCACATCTTTATGCGTCGGGTTCAGACGTAAAAAACGGTCGATATTGGCAATCGCCTGTGCGGTATCTTCTTTTTTGTAATAAGCATAAATCAGCTGTAACTGAACCTGGCTGGCATACGGACCAAACGGATAACGGGAATCCAGTGCTTCAAGAATATCCACTGCTTTATCATAATCGCCGTTGTGCAGCTTGGTTTGAGCCTGTTTATACAATACTTCCAGCGGTTCATCCGGCACTTTAGGTTTGTTGGATGAAGAGCAACCTGCCAGTAAAGACAGAGACAACAGCATTGCCGGGAACAAACGAACTACTTTTTGCATCGAAATTAGCTTCATATTGCCAAGGTATGTGAAGTATCCGTTATGCTCAGAGAAAAGAAAAGATAGAATGCAGCATTCTTGGCATCAGGCCACGTTTAAACTTACTGAGATCTGACATGAGTCAACCTATACACCTGACCGGCATCACCGAACCGCACCACGCAGGCAAGCGCCTCGACCAAGTGGTAGCGGAGCTGTTTGCTGATTATTCCCGTACCCGCCTGAAAGATTGGATACTGGCTGGCAAAGTGCTGCTGGATGGCAAGGTCATTTTATTGCCAAAAGAAAAGGTCATGGAAGGCCAGAGCATCGAAATTGACGCCGAGCTGGAAGATGATACTCGTTGGCAGCCACAAGACATTCAGCTGAACATCGTCTATGAAGATGAGCACCTGCTGGTGATCGATAAACCGGCGGGTTTAGTTGTGCATCCGGGGGCGGGCACCCCTGACGGTACTATCCTGAATGCGCTGTTACATCGTTACCCGGATATTGCCGAAGTGCCACGTGCCGGCATCGTACATCGTCTGGATAAAGAAACTACCGGTCTGATGGTGGTGGCGAAAACCGTTCCGGCGCAGATCCGCTTGGTTTATGCGTTGCAGAAACGTCGTATTACCCGTGAATACGAAGCTATTGTTGTCGGTCACATGACCGCGGGCGGTACGGTTGATGAGCCGATCAGTCGTCACTCAACACAGCGTACCATGATGGCGGTGAACCCGATGGGTAAACCGGCGGTGACGCATTATCGTGTCGCGGAACGTTTCCGTGCACATACCCGCTTGCGTTGCCGTTTGGAAACAGGTAGAACGCATCAGATCCGCGTGCATATGGCGCACATCAATCATGCTTTGATTGGCGACCCAGTCTATGGTGGTCGTTTGCGTCCGATTCGAAATGCCTCGGTCGAATTGAGTGACTACCTACGTACCTTCCGCCGTCAGGCGCTGCACGCCACCATGCTGCGTCTCATTCATCCAATTACTGGTGAAGAGATGGAATGGCATTCACCAATCCCCGCTGACATGGTTGAACTGATTGAGGTGCTGCGCCTTGACTCGGCTGAGCATCCGGATGACATCGTATGGATTTGATCCGACCAGAGTGGCCTGCGCCTGCCAATGTGCAGGCGGTTTTCACCACTCGGCAAGGCGGTGTCAGCCAAGGTGTTTACCAAGGGCTGAAT comes from the uncultured Tolumonas sp. genome and includes:
- the rluD gene encoding 23S rRNA pseudouridine(1911/1915/1917) synthase RluD: MSQPIHLTGITEPHHAGKRLDQVVAELFADYSRTRLKDWILAGKVLLDGKVILLPKEKVMEGQSIEIDAELEDDTRWQPQDIQLNIVYEDEHLLVIDKPAGLVVHPGAGTPDGTILNALLHRYPDIAEVPRAGIVHRLDKETTGLMVVAKTVPAQIRLVYALQKRRITREYEAIVVGHMTAGGTVDEPISRHSTQRTMMAVNPMGKPAVTHYRVAERFRAHTRLRCRLETGRTHQIRVHMAHINHALIGDPVYGGRLRPIRNASVELSDYLRTFRRQALHATMLRLIHPITGEEMEWHSPIPADMVELIEVLRLDSAEHPDDIVWI